In Dermacentor andersoni chromosome 4, qqDerAnde1_hic_scaffold, whole genome shotgun sequence, the following proteins share a genomic window:
- the LOC129386120 gene encoding uncharacterized protein codes for MLKLPAQLENVEGIQHALYADDITIWAKHGSVGDIEANLQQAAEIVDAYARRCGLQCSPAKSQFVHIRPSPKCTTKIELSLPNGPITEYDQIRVLGLFIHKHRRVDTTLAKLRKVGDQVGRMVRRVSNKRGGLRCKDALRLAHAFVTSRVLYSTPYLHLRRFDENALEVILRKIYKRALDLPINTSNQRLLGLGMVNTFAELREAHLTNHYTRLSKTSSGRRLLARLHIHHPTLTEERVRIPEIWRYALHVRPLPANMTRDDHSGRRLARAEALARHYGNKHGVFYVDASGPHHGGWFTAAVVHENTTVNGLTFKAQDITHAEEVAIALAAADQDSRVIISDSRGACRNIERGFIPYLAYRLLQGSNYLGVPAPRTIVWTPAHEGLEGNEAADAAARALTLRASPSPPVAADSDPNPVFTFKEINQHYQYGHAIFPKPCKGLTKAEERLLLRLYTKTLLCPAIQKHFDPACSGKCPHCEEKSSDIFHMVWACQSTPHLPPIPNPTREDWEAALLGCSDLASQKALVGRAQAAATANGFL; via the coding sequence ATGCTGAAACTCCCGGCTCAGCTGGAGAATGTAGAAGGCATACAGcacgcgctgtatgccgacgacatcaccatctgggctaaaCATGGATCGGTAGGAGACATTGAagccaacctgcagcaagcggcGGAGATCGTGGATGCCTACGCCCGCCGCTGCGGCCTTCAATGCTCCCCGGCCAAATCGCAATTTGTGCACATTCGCCCCTCGCCGAAGTGCACTACCAAAATCGAACTGTCCCTACCAAATGGACCCATCACAGAATACGATCAGATCAGAGTACTGGGTCTCTTTATTCATAAACACCGCCGAGTCGACACAACACTGGCCAAACTGCGcaaggtgggggaccaggtgggccgcatggttcGCCGGGTTTCCAATAAACGCGGGGGGTTACGGTGCAAAGACGCtttgcggctggcgcatgcattcgTAACCAGTCGAGTGTTGTACTCGACTCCTTACCTCCACCTTCGCAGGTTTGACGAGAACGCCCTCGAGGTGATTCTCCGTAAAATTTACAAGCGTGCTCTCGACCTCCCGATCAACACATCCAACCAGCGCCTCCTCGGCCTGGGAATGGTCAACACCTTCGCGGAACTCCGAGAAGCACACTTGACAAACCACTACACAAGACTCTCAAAGACGTCGTCGGGTCGCCGCCttcttgcccgactacacatccaccATCCAACACTGACGGAAGAGCGCGTGCGCATCCCGGAAATCTGGAGATACGCCctgcacgtgcgccctcttccGGCCAACATGACACGAGACGACCATAGTGGCCGGCGCCTCGCGCGCGCGGAAGCGTTGGCACGTCACTATGGGAACAAGCACGGAGTATTCTACGTAGACGCCTCCGGCCCACACCATGGGGGTTGGTttacggccgcagtcgtccacgAAAACACCACGGTGAACGGGCTTACGTTCAAAGCACAAGACATAACACATGCGGAAGAGGTGGCCATCGCGCTCGCCGCCGCAGATCAGGACTCGCGGGTCATTATTAGCGACTCACGAGGGGCCTGCAGGAACATTGAAAGGGGCTTTATTCCCTATTTGGCGTACCGCTTACTTCAAGGCAGCAATTATCTCGGGGTCCCCGCGCCCCGCACGATAGTATGGACTCCCGCGCACGAGGGTCTCGAGGGCAACGAAGCGGCCGACGCCGCTGCCCGCGCGCTCACTCTCCGGGCATCgccttcgcctcccgtcgctGCGGACTCCGACCCCAATCCGGTATTTACCTTCAAGGAAATCAACCAACACTACCAATACGGCCATGCAATCTTTCctaagccctgtaagggcctcacgAAGGCGGAGGAGCGTTTACTCCTTCGCCTCTATACTAAAACACTGTTGTGCCCGGCAATCCAAAAACATTTCGACCCTGCGTGCTCAGGGAAGTGCCCGCACTGTGAGGAAAAATCTTCggacattttccacatggtgtgggcatgccaatcaacccctcaccttccccctatacccaaccctacccgggaggactgggaggcggccctgctcggctgctccgacCTGGCGAGCCAGAAGGCCCTGGTCGGCCGTGCCCAAGCCGCGGCTACAGCCAATGGGTTCCTGTAA